A DNA window from Daucus carota subsp. sativus chromosome 3, DH1 v3.0, whole genome shotgun sequence contains the following coding sequences:
- the LOC108215065 gene encoding tryptophan synthase beta chain 1 produces the protein MAFSTTTTNPACRIQTLVKPYPQSSLFPNLPLNPHKFTLLPSKPSSISCVLTTKPQVMGQEENSGSGLGVLQRPDSFGRFGKFGGKYVPETLMHALTELEAAFKALASDQDFQKELDGILKDYVGRESPLYFAERLTEHYKRPNGEGPLIYLKREDLNHTGAHKINNAVAQALLAKRLGKKRIIAETGAGQHGVATATVCARFGLQCIIYMGAQDMERQSLNVFRMRLLGAEVRAVHAGTATLKDATSEAIRDWVTNVETTHYILGSVAGPHPYPMMVREFHAVIGKETRKQALEKWGGKPDVLVACVGGGSNAMGLFHEFVEDEDVRLIGVEAAGFGLDSGKHAATLTKGEVGVLHGAMSYLLQDDDGQITEPHSISAGLDYPGVGPEHSFLKDMGRAEYHSITDEEALEAFTRLSRLEGIIPALETSHALAYLEKLCPDLPNGTKVVLNCSGRGDKDVQTAIKHLKF, from the exons ATGGCCTtctccaccaccaccacaaACCCAGCTTGCAGGATTCAAACCCTCGTCAAACCCTACCCGCAATCTTCACTCTTCCCCAATTTACCCCTCAATCCCCACAAATTTACGCTTCTGCCATCCAAACCCTCTTCCATTTCTTGCGTTCTTACCACCAAGCCGCAAGTAATGGGCCAAGAAGAGAACAGTGGGTCGGGTTTGGGTGTTCTTCAGAGACCCGATTCGTTTGGTCGGTTTGGGAAGTTCGGTGGCAAGTATGTGCCTGAGACTCTTATGCACGCGCTTACGGAGCTTGAAGCCGCCTTCAAAGCTCTTGCTAGTGACCAAGATTTTCAG AAAGAGTTGGATGGGATACTGAAAGATTATGTTGGTCGAGAAAGCCCTCTTTACTTTGCAGAACGACTAACTGAGCACTACAAACGCCCAAACGGGGAAGGGCCACTCATCTACCTCAAGAGGGAAGATCTTAATCATACGGGTGCACACAAGATTAATAATGCTGTTGCACAAGCATTGCTTGCTAAACGATTGGGAAAGAAGCGTATCATAGCTGAAACTGGGGCTGGTCAGCATGGTGTTGCCACTGCCACTGTATGTGCACGCTTTGGCTTGCAATGCATTATTTATATGGGTGCTCAAGATATGGAAAGACAGTCACTTAATGTTTTCAGAATGAGGCTTCTTGGTGCAGAG GTCAGAGCAGTTCATGCTGGGACAGCCACATTGAAGGATGCTACATCAGAAGCCATACGGGACTGGGTGACTAATGTGGAAACAACCCATTACATATTGGGATCTGTTGCAGGGCCACATCCTTATCCCATGATGGTAAGAGAGTTTCATGCTGTGATTGGTAAAGAAACAAGGAAACAGGCATTAGAGAAATGGGGTGGAAAACCAGATGTGTTGGTTGCATGTGTTGGTGGCGGTTCAAATGCAATGGGGCTTTTTCACgaatttgttgaagatgaagatgtaaGGTTGATTGGTGTGGAAGCGGCAGGATTTGGCCTTGATAGTGGAAAGCATGCTGCCACCTTAACAAAAGGAGAGGTCGGGGTGCTGCATGGAGCTATGAGCTATTTACTACAGGATGATGATGGGCAGATAACTGAGCCTCATTCAATTAGTGCAGG ACTGGACTACCCCGGAGTTGGACCGGAACACAGTTTCCTTAAAGATATGGGGCGTGCTGAATATCATAGTATTACCGATGAAGAAGCTCTGGAAG CTTTTACAAGATTATCTCGACTTGAGGGCATAATTCCAGCGTTGGAGACTTCTCATGCACTAGCTTATTTGGAGAAACTGTGCCCAGACCTACCAAATGGGACAAAGGTTGTGCTTAATTGCAGCGGTAGAGGAGACAAGGATGTTCAAACAGCGATTaagcatttaaaattttaa
- the LOC108211805 gene encoding septum-promoting GTP-binding protein 1, with the protein MKLKIFFMAPKYITWSVVTENVRQYSRFVWDRILVCSTGRPADYHRFNDLDYSCSSNEETPVSSASCRYDSDCDFITVKIIVLGDCRVGKTSFVAKYTDDEQLETRCLETKGLNLTDRSLLVKGARIAFTIWDVGGGKESADQVPLACKDAAAILFMFDLTSRCTLYSVVEWYGKARKWNQTALPIIVGTKFDDFIRLPPDLQWTIVIQAREYAKAMKATLFFSSAVHNINVSKIFKFLVAKLFNLPWSVERNLTPGEPVIDY; encoded by the exons ATGAAACTCAAAATTTTTTTCATGGCTCCGAAGTATATTACTTGGAGCGTGGTTACTGAAAATGTGCGGCAATATTCGAGGTTCGTATGGGACAGAATACTTGTGTGTTCCACAGGGAGGCCAGCTGATTATCACCGTTTTAATGACCTCGATTATTCTTGTTCGTCAAACGAGGAGACTCCCGTCAGTTCTGCATCTTGTCGATATGATTCGGATTGCGATTTTATTACGGTTAAAATTATCGTGTTGGGTGATTGCAGAGTTGGCAAAACGAGCTTTGTG GCCAAGTATACAGATGATGAGCAACTAGAGACGAGATGCTTGGAAACGAAGGGGCTGAACTTGACTGATAGGTCTTTGCTTGTTAAGGGAGCAAGGATTGCTTTTACTATATGGGACGTTGGAG GTGGCAAAGAATCAGCAGACCAGGTTCCGCTTGCTTGCAAAGATGCTGCAGCAATTTTGTTCATGTTTGATCTGACTAGCAGGTGTACACTATATAG TGTAGTTGAGTGGTATGGTAAAGCAAGGAAATGGAATCAG ACTGCACTTCCCATAATAGTTGGGACCAAATTTGATGACTTCATCCGGCTTCCACCAGATCTTCAATGGACAATAGTGATCCAG GCAAGAGAATATGCAAAGGCAATGAAAGCAACTCTCTTCTTCTCAAGCGCGGTCCACAACATCAATGTTAGCAAGATTTTCAAGTTTTTGGTGGCAAAACTCTTTAATTTGCCATGGTCCGTGGAGCGTAATCTGACACCTGGCGAACCCGTCATCGACTACTAG
- the LOC108212283 gene encoding F-box protein PP2-B10 isoform X2, whose amino-acid sequence MLSLSKQELMEEKRVFGVAAKKTMSKKDGLDSSSPWEACNDSWELKAVGDDDDVWDKFLPWDYGEILAREGVSPGVITKKQAYLLLFGSPFLLDQGKLGGGEKCCMLSARELSIAWKDTPYFWRWTTLPESRFSEVAELQCVCWLEIRGKIATTMLSDKTNYSAYLVFKAKAECFGLEFAAESVVKFVDSEEREVSAVHLVSPRGTDGGARYYIGHAERQVPQENAQLSFERRDGWMEIKLGEFYNDCGNDNDGEVEAALMETKAQNWKGGLFVEGIEFRPKGMQV is encoded by the exons ATGTTGAGTTTGAGTAAACAGGAACTCATGGAAGAGAAGAGAGTGTTTGGTGTGGCTGCCAAGAAAACCATGTCCAAAAAAGATGGCCTAGATTCATCGTCACCTTGGGAGGCGTGCAATGATTCATGGGAGTTGAAGGCAGTgggagatgatgatgatgtatgGGACAAGTTTTTGCCATGGGATTATGGTGAGATTCTTGCAAGAGAAGGGGTTTCTCCTGGTGTCATCACTAAGAAGCAAGCCTATCTCCTCCTCTTTGGCTCTCCTTTCCTCTTGGATCAGGGCAAATTG GGGGGAGGTGAAAAATGTTGTATGCTAAGTGCGAGGGAGCTTTCAATCGCTTGGAAAGATACTCCGTACTTTTGGCGATGGACAACTTTACCTGAATCAAG ATTTTCTGAGGTAGCTGAGCTTCAATGTGTGTGTTGGCTTGAAATCCGAGGGAAGATTGCGACCACAATGCTGTCCGACAAGACTAATTATTCGGCATACCTTGTGTTTAAAGCCAAAGCCGAATGTTTTGGTTTGGAGTTTGCAGCAGAATCTGTTGTCAAATTTGTTGATTCAGAAGAACGCGAGGTAAGTGCTGTTCATCTGGTATCCCCAAGAGGTACAGATGGAGGAGCTAGATATTATATTGGACATGCAGAGAGACAGGTGCCACAAGAGAATGCACAGCTTTCATTTGAGAGACGGGATGGTTGGATGGAGATAAAACTCGGAGAATTCTACAATGATTGTGGAAATGATAATGATGGTGAAGTGGAAGCAGCACTTATGGAGACTAAGGCGCAAAACTGGAAGGGCGGTCTCTTCGTAGAGGGCATTGAGTTTCGGCCTAAAGGCATGCAGGTATAA
- the LOC108212283 gene encoding F-box protein PP2-B10 isoform X1 produces MLSLSKQELMEEKRVFGVAAKKTMSKKDGLDSSSPWEACNDSWELKAVGDDDDVWDKFLPWDYGEILAREGVSPGVITKKQAYLLLFGSPFLLDQGKLSFVLNKGGGEKCCMLSARELSIAWKDTPYFWRWTTLPESRFSEVAELQCVCWLEIRGKIATTMLSDKTNYSAYLVFKAKAECFGLEFAAESVVKFVDSEEREVSAVHLVSPRGTDGGARYYIGHAERQVPQENAQLSFERRDGWMEIKLGEFYNDCGNDNDGEVEAALMETKAQNWKGGLFVEGIEFRPKGMQV; encoded by the exons ATGTTGAGTTTGAGTAAACAGGAACTCATGGAAGAGAAGAGAGTGTTTGGTGTGGCTGCCAAGAAAACCATGTCCAAAAAAGATGGCCTAGATTCATCGTCACCTTGGGAGGCGTGCAATGATTCATGGGAGTTGAAGGCAGTgggagatgatgatgatgtatgGGACAAGTTTTTGCCATGGGATTATGGTGAGATTCTTGCAAGAGAAGGGGTTTCTCCTGGTGTCATCACTAAGAAGCAAGCCTATCTCCTCCTCTTTGGCTCTCCTTTCCTCTTGGATCAGGGCAAATTG AGTTTTGTGTTAAACAAGGGGGGAGGTGAAAAATGTTGTATGCTAAGTGCGAGGGAGCTTTCAATCGCTTGGAAAGATACTCCGTACTTTTGGCGATGGACAACTTTACCTGAATCAAG ATTTTCTGAGGTAGCTGAGCTTCAATGTGTGTGTTGGCTTGAAATCCGAGGGAAGATTGCGACCACAATGCTGTCCGACAAGACTAATTATTCGGCATACCTTGTGTTTAAAGCCAAAGCCGAATGTTTTGGTTTGGAGTTTGCAGCAGAATCTGTTGTCAAATTTGTTGATTCAGAAGAACGCGAGGTAAGTGCTGTTCATCTGGTATCCCCAAGAGGTACAGATGGAGGAGCTAGATATTATATTGGACATGCAGAGAGACAGGTGCCACAAGAGAATGCACAGCTTTCATTTGAGAGACGGGATGGTTGGATGGAGATAAAACTCGGAGAATTCTACAATGATTGTGGAAATGATAATGATGGTGAAGTGGAAGCAGCACTTATGGAGACTAAGGCGCAAAACTGGAAGGGCGGTCTCTTCGTAGAGGGCATTGAGTTTCGGCCTAAAGGCATGCAGGTATAA
- the LOC108212284 gene encoding uncharacterized protein LOC108212284 — MYLCFGGLKHGFKLACRRVIGLDGTHIKNHYKGQILTAVGVDPNNCMYPLAYAVVEAENRDSWEWFVKLLKQDIDAGDGRAWTIISDRQKGLLNVVAELLPAAEHRFCVRHMHNNFKQKFPGRSLKDKMWCAARAPNVQKFNEYMEQVKSELPAAFDWLAEVPTHHWSRSAFKCENKCDILLNNMCESFNRSIVVARSESILVMLEMIREYLMNRLQKKREKAASWEDRRVTPKCGLMIDKYKRWSGNVYVAYAGYNEFQVNTVSGNRFAVDLNN, encoded by the coding sequence ATGTACTTATGCTTTGGAGGACTGAAACATGGATTCAAGTTAGCTTGCAGAAGAGTAATTGGTCTTGATGGGACTCACATAAAAAATCACTACAAAGGGCAGATTCTCACAGCAGTTGGAGTAGACCCAAACAACTGTATGTACCCTCTTGCTTATGCTGttgttgaagctgaaaacagAGACTCTTGGGAGTGGTTTGTGAAGCTCCTTAAACAAGACATTGATGCTGGGGATGGCAGGGCATGGACCATTATAAGTGATAGACAGAAAGGACTCCTAAATGTTGTTGCAGAGCTCTTGCCAGCAGCTGAACACAGGTTTTGTGTTAGACACATGCACAACAACTTCAAGCAAAAGTTTCCAGGAAGGTCCTTGAAAGATAAGATGTGGTGTGCTGCTAGAGCTCCTAATGTGCAAAAATTCAATGAGTACATGGAACAAGTTAAGAGTGAGCTGCCTGCTGCTTTTGATTGGTTGGCAGAAGTTCCTACACACCACTGGTCTAGGTCAGCTTTCAAATGTGAGAACAAATGTGATATTCTATTAAATAACATGTGTGAATCATTCAACAGAAGCATTGTGGTTGCAAGGTCTGAATCTATACTTGTAATGCTTGAGATGATAAGGGAATATCTCATGAATAGATTAcagaaaaaaagagagaaggCTGCCAGTTGGGAGGATAGGAGAGTGACTCCAAAATGTGGATTGATGATTGACAAATACAAGAGATGGAGTGGTAATGTTTATGTTGCATATGCAGGATATAATGAGTTTCAAGTTAATACTGTTAGTGGTAATCGATTTGCTGTTGACCTCAACAACTAG